A part of Populus alba chromosome 8, ASM523922v2, whole genome shotgun sequence genomic DNA contains:
- the LOC118052390 gene encoding WAT1-related protein At5g13670-like, which yields MSILAKLALNLGMKPHVLVAYRMAVASVLFTPFALVLERNSRPKMTLWMFAKITLLSFFEPVLDQNLFYAGMKITTPTFVLAMCNILPAMTFVMACIFKLEKVDMRRLHFQAKVAGTLVTIGGAMLLPLAHGPLLNLPWTTRNFCRGQSAHSTHIQDLIKGAVMVIFGCLSWSSFIILQAMILKSYPAKLSLAALMCIMGTVESTILTFAVERANTAVWSVYFDVRLLAAVYGGILSGLAYYIFGLLVKERGPVFMSASNPLSLVMVAILGSFIFKEKFYLGRAIGTIVIILGLYLVLWGKSKDQTTTSNGGSGTPSEQTASAVGNLQASNHDLVASNVNAA from the exons ATGTCTATACTTGCCAAGCTCGCTTTGAATCTAGGGATGAAGCCACACGTACTAGTAGCCTACAGAATGGCTGTTGCCTCTGTTCTCTTTACTCCATTTGCTCTTGTCTTAGAAAG AAATTCAAGGCCAAAGATGACCTTGTGGATGTTCGCCAAGATAACATTACTGAGCTTTTTTGA GCCAGTGCTAGACCAGAACTTGTTCTACGCTGGGATGAAAATTACCACACCAACTTTCGTGCTTGCAATGTGCAATATTCTTCCGGCCATGACATTTGTTATGGCTTGCATCTTCAA GCTTGAGAAGGTGGATATGAGGAGGCTGCACTTCCAGGCAAAGGTGGCTGGGACGCTGGTGACAATTGGAGGAGCGATGCTACTTCCATTAGCTCATGGACCACTACTAAATTTGCCATGGACAACGAGGAATTTCTGTCGCGGTCAATCTGCACATAGCACACACATCCAAGATCTCATTAAGGGTGCTGTTATGGTTATATTTGGGTGTTTAAGCTGGTCAAGTTTCATTATTCTGCAA GCAATGATTCTAAAATCATACCCAGCTAAGCTTTCCCTTGCTGCTTTAATGTGCATAATGGGCACCGTGGAAAGCACCATACTGACCTTTGCAGTGGAACGAGCCAACACTGCGGTCTGGTCTGTATACTTCGATGTCAGACTTTTAGCTGCTGTTTATGGT GGAATACTCTCTGGACTGGCTTACTACATTTTCGGATTGTTGGTAAAGGAAAGGGGTCCGGTGTTTATGAGTGCTTCAAATCCTCTAAGCCTGGTTATGGTTGCAATTTTGGGGTCCTTCATCTTCAAGGAGAAATTCTATCTAGGCAG GGCTATAGGCACCATCGTGATCATTCTAGGCCTGTATCTTGTTCTATGGGGTAAGAGCAAGGATCAAACTACAACATCAAACGGTGGCAGTGGAACACCATCTGAGCAAACAGCTAGCGCGGTAGGAAATTTACAGGCTTCTAATCATGACTTGGTTGCCAGTAATGTTAATGCAGCATGA
- the LOC118052187 gene encoding WAT1-related protein At2g39510-like isoform X2: MATASSSYDRAKPFLAVILLQFGYAGMFTITKHALDEGMSQHVLVVYRHAVATIVIAPFAIVFDRKVRPKMTLSIFFKIVLLGLLEIEQVNIRKMHSQAKIIGTIVTVGGAMLMTLVKGTQLDLPWTRGYDQQASASALTKQDPIKGALMIATGCVCWASFIILQSITLKSYPVELSLTAWICFMGTIEGSMVAVVMERGNPSAWSVGLNYKLLAAVYSGVVCSGIGYYVQGLIMKRKGPVFVTAFSPLSMVIVAILGSFFLKEILCVGRVIGAVVIVTGLYLVLWGKSKDQPPSDSSDDKAEAIVTQTATEMQERTETVDQEFVAIDITKVRSTDESI; encoded by the exons ATGGCAACAGCGTCGTCCTCTTATGACAGGGCAAAGCCATTTTTGGCTGTGATACTCTTGCAATTTGGCTATGCAGGCATGTTCACAATTACTAAGCACGCTCTGGATGAAGGGATGAGCCAACATGTTTTGGTAGTCTACCGGCATGCCGTTGCCACCATTGTCATTGCTCCATTTGCCATAGTTTTTGACAG GAAAGTAAGGCCAAAGATGACCCTTTCCATCTTTTTTAAGATCGTGTTACTGGGCTTGTTGGA GATTGAGCAGGTTAACATAAGGAAAATGCATAGCCAGGCAAAGATAATTGGGACCATAGTCACAGTGGGAGGGGCTATGCTTATGACCCTAGTTAAAGGAACTCAGTTGGATTTGCCGTGGACTAGAGGGTATGATCAACAAGCATCTGCTAGTGCACTAACCAAGCAGGATCCTATTAAGGGTGCTCTTATGATTGCCACTGGTTGCGTCTGTTGGGCTAGCTTCATAATTCTCCAG TCAATAACATTGAAATCGTACCCAGTTGAGCTCTCCCTTACAGCTTGGATATGTTTCATGGGAACTATTGAAGGTTCCATGGTAGCAGTTGTAATGGAAAGAGGAAATCCCTCAGCTTGGTCTGTAGGCTTGAATTACAAACTATTAGCTGCTGTTTACAGT GGCGTAGTCTGTTCCGGGATTGGTTACTATGTGCAAGGATTGATCATGAAGCGTAAAGGACCTGTTTTTGTGACTGCCTTTAGTCCCTTAAGCATGGTTATCGTTGCAATTTTGGGCTCCTTTTTCTTGAAAGAGATATTATGCGTAGGAAG GGTTATTGGAGCAGTAGTCATTGTTACCGGCCTATATCTAGTGCTGTGGGGTAAAAGCAAGGATCAACCTCCATCCGACTCAAGCGATGACAAAGCAGAAGCCATTGTTACACAAACTGCTACCGAAATGCAGGAGAGGACGGAGACTGTGGATCAAGAATTTGTTGCTATTGATATTACCAAAGTAAGAAGCACCGATGAATCGATCTGA
- the LOC118052188 gene encoding uncharacterized protein, which translates to MHKSFWITRDARCLNDGDVGFDNSSRMEAKRSHQWFMDSPGPELFSNKKQAVEHSSNNRPVAGMSHMNISPWNNTSSFQSVSGHFSDRLFGSEPLRPNNGSNFFSSGNGNMNMGRKDFIYGSNCSMGLSMSHNIEDPSASISFGGIRKVKVNQVRDSSNDNSSSVGHSYARGDDNIISMGPAYNKTESNTISLGSTYNNGDENTISISPTFSKADGNFISIRHAFSKDDGNFISMGHNYNKGDESILSVGQPFDKEDANFITIGPSYDKEDNHFISMAPSYNKGHDNFISMGPSYDKTSENFILMGSSFSKGGDNIISNGPTYDKADSDIASMAPAQDKGNSGILSMGHNYNKGDNNAISFGGFDDEPETCSSGNIITGYELLVSNQDTAQTSEVSAQNVLPQANSDPQLNTDSAPKIIADPQLNSDLEANSKTDTDIKGKEPKASINAAPKNQEPKTPIGSTSKNKELKTSKKVPANNFPSNVKSLLSTGLLDGVPVKYVSWSREKTLQGIIKGTGYLCGCKECGSNKALNAYEFERHANCKTKHPNNHIFFENGKTIYAVVQELKSTPQEVLFNAIQTVTGSHINQKNFCIWKASYQAATRELQRIYGKDEVTVPS; encoded by the exons ATG CACAAAAGCTTTTGGATTACCAGGGATGCCAGGTGTTTAAATGATGGAGATGTAGGTTTTGATAATTCCTCGAGAATGGAAGCAAAGCGTAGTCATCAGTGGTTTATGGATAGCCCTGGACCTGAATTGTTCAGCAACAAGAAACAAGCAGTCGAACATTCTAGCAACAACAGGCCAGTTGCGGGAATGTCACACATGAACATTTCTCCATGGAATAATACTTCCAGCTTCCAGTCAGTTTCAGGACATTTCAGTGACCGTCTGTTTGGGTCTGAACCATTGCGGCCTAACAATGgtagcaattttttttcttctggcaATGGAAATATGAACATGGGAAGAAAGGATTTCATATATGGCAGCAATTGCTCTATGGGTTTGTCTATGTCTCATAACATTGAAGATCCGTCTGCATCCATTAGTTTTGGTGGCATCAGAAAAGTAAAAGTCAATCAAGTTAGAGACTCGAGCAATGACAATTCTTCATCAGTGGGGCACTCATATGCTAGAGGAGATGACAATATAATTTCAATGGGTCCTGCCTATAATAAGACAGAAAGCAACACCATCTCTTTAGGCTCTACTTATAATAACGGGGATGAGAATACCATCTCAATCAGCCCCACATTCAGCAAGGCAGATGGCAATTTCATTTCAATACGTCATGCATTTAGTAAGGATGATGGAAATTTCATATCAATGGGCCACAATTATAACAAAGGAGATGAGAGTATCTTATCAGTGGGCCAGCCCTTTGACAAGGAGGATGCCAATTTTATAACAATTGGTCCCTCTTATGACAAGGAAGATAACCATTTCATATCAATGGCTCCCTCCTACAATAAGGGACAtgataatttcatttcaatGGGACCCTCCTATGATAAAACAAGTGAAAACTTCATTTTGATGGGTTCTTCATTTAGCAAGGGAGGAgataatatcatatcaaatggTCCAACATATGACAAGGCAGATTCTGACATTGCATCCATGGCACCTGCCCAGGACAAAGGGAATTCTGGTATTCTATCGATGGGTCACAACTACAACAAGGGTGATAACAATGCCATTTCTTTTGGAGGCTTTGATGATGAACCTGAGACCTGTTCCTCTGGCAATATTATTACTGGCTATGAGTTGCTAGTGAGCAATCAGGACACAGCTCAAACTTCAGAAGTATCGGCTCAGAATGTTTTGCCCCAGGCAAATTCAGATCCACAGTTGAATACTGATAGTGCTCCGAAGATCATTGCTGATCCACAGCTAAATAGTGATCTGGAAGCTAATTCCAAAACTGATACTGACATCAAGGGTAAAGAGCCAAAGGCATCAATCAATGCAGCCCCCAAGAATCAAGAGCCAAAGACACCAATTGGTTCTACCTCTAAGAATAAAGAGCTGAAGACATCAAAGAAGGTCCCTGCTAACAACTTCCCTTCAAATGTCAAGAGCTTGCTATCTACTGGCTTGCTTGATGGGGTCCCTGTTAAATATGTTTCCTGGTCAAGGGAG AAAACTCTTCAAGGAATCATAAAAGGGACTGGGTATTTATGTGGTTGCAAAGAATGCGGCTCTAACAAG GCTCTGAATGCATATGAATTTGAGCGTCATGCTAACTGCAAGACCAAGCATCCCAATAACCATATTTTCTTTGAGAATGGGAAGACTATCTATGCAGTAGTTCAAGAGCTGAAGAGCACTCCTCAGGAGGTGCTGTTTAATGCAATCCAAACTGTTACCGGGTCTCATATTAATCAGAAGAATTTCTGTATCTGGAAAG CATCATATCAAGCTGCCACCCGTGAACTTCAGCGCATCTATGGAAAGGATGAAGTCACTGTGCCATCTTGA
- the LOC118052187 gene encoding WAT1-related protein At2g39510-like isoform X1: MATASSSYDRAKPFLAVILLQFGYAGMFTITKHALDEGMSQHVLVVYRHAVATIVIAPFAIVFDRKVRPKMTLSIFFKIVLLGLLEPTIDQNLYYTGMKYTTATFTSAMCNVLPAFAFLMAWALRIEQVNIRKMHSQAKIIGTIVTVGGAMLMTLVKGTQLDLPWTRGYDQQASASALTKQDPIKGALMIATGCVCWASFIILQSITLKSYPVELSLTAWICFMGTIEGSMVAVVMERGNPSAWSVGLNYKLLAAVYSGVVCSGIGYYVQGLIMKRKGPVFVTAFSPLSMVIVAILGSFFLKEILCVGRVIGAVVIVTGLYLVLWGKSKDQPPSDSSDDKAEAIVTQTATEMQERTETVDQEFVAIDITKVRSTDESI, from the exons ATGGCAACAGCGTCGTCCTCTTATGACAGGGCAAAGCCATTTTTGGCTGTGATACTCTTGCAATTTGGCTATGCAGGCATGTTCACAATTACTAAGCACGCTCTGGATGAAGGGATGAGCCAACATGTTTTGGTAGTCTACCGGCATGCCGTTGCCACCATTGTCATTGCTCCATTTGCCATAGTTTTTGACAG GAAAGTAAGGCCAAAGATGACCCTTTCCATCTTTTTTAAGATCGTGTTACTGGGCTTGTTGGA GCCAACGATTGACCAGAACTTGTACTATACTGGGATGAAATATACCACGGCAACTTTTACTTCTGCTATGTGCAATGTTCTTCCGGCTTTTGCATTTTTGATGGCTTGGGCCTTGag GATTGAGCAGGTTAACATAAGGAAAATGCATAGCCAGGCAAAGATAATTGGGACCATAGTCACAGTGGGAGGGGCTATGCTTATGACCCTAGTTAAAGGAACTCAGTTGGATTTGCCGTGGACTAGAGGGTATGATCAACAAGCATCTGCTAGTGCACTAACCAAGCAGGATCCTATTAAGGGTGCTCTTATGATTGCCACTGGTTGCGTCTGTTGGGCTAGCTTCATAATTCTCCAG TCAATAACATTGAAATCGTACCCAGTTGAGCTCTCCCTTACAGCTTGGATATGTTTCATGGGAACTATTGAAGGTTCCATGGTAGCAGTTGTAATGGAAAGAGGAAATCCCTCAGCTTGGTCTGTAGGCTTGAATTACAAACTATTAGCTGCTGTTTACAGT GGCGTAGTCTGTTCCGGGATTGGTTACTATGTGCAAGGATTGATCATGAAGCGTAAAGGACCTGTTTTTGTGACTGCCTTTAGTCCCTTAAGCATGGTTATCGTTGCAATTTTGGGCTCCTTTTTCTTGAAAGAGATATTATGCGTAGGAAG GGTTATTGGAGCAGTAGTCATTGTTACCGGCCTATATCTAGTGCTGTGGGGTAAAAGCAAGGATCAACCTCCATCCGACTCAAGCGATGACAAAGCAGAAGCCATTGTTACACAAACTGCTACCGAAATGCAGGAGAGGACGGAGACTGTGGATCAAGAATTTGTTGCTATTGATATTACCAAAGTAAGAAGCACCGATGAATCGATCTGA